A window from Pseudomonas sp. MRSN 12121 encodes these proteins:
- a CDS encoding LysR substrate-binding domain-containing protein: MASYSLRQLKYFVTTVECGSVAEASRKLYIAQPSISTAVKGLEDSFGVQLLIRHHAQGVSLTPGGARFYRKAQELLRMAHEFEQNALADNDVVCGQIDIGCFETVAPLYLPRLIAGFRQRFPGVEIRLQDGEQQELVQGLTGGRFDLAIFYEHELDSTIETEALMAPQRPYALLPAGHRFAGQAQVSLRDLALEPMILLDVQPSRTYFVSIFEELQLAPNIVFGSPSIEMVRGMVGQGFGFALLVTRPHGNHTYDGQELVCVNIAEDVTGSALVAGWLKRAQLTKPAQLFVDYCKEQFRAWLA, encoded by the coding sequence GTGGCGTCCTATTCCTTGCGTCAACTGAAGTATTTCGTCACCACCGTCGAGTGCGGCAGCGTCGCCGAAGCGTCGCGCAAGCTGTATATCGCCCAGCCGTCGATTTCCACGGCGGTCAAGGGCCTGGAAGACAGCTTCGGCGTGCAGTTGCTGATCCGCCATCACGCCCAGGGCGTGTCCCTGACCCCCGGTGGCGCGCGGTTCTACCGCAAGGCCCAGGAACTGCTGCGCATGGCCCATGAGTTCGAGCAGAACGCCCTGGCCGACAACGACGTGGTGTGCGGGCAGATCGACATCGGCTGCTTCGAGACCGTCGCCCCGCTCTACCTGCCCCGGCTGATCGCCGGTTTTCGCCAGCGCTTCCCGGGGGTGGAAATCCGCCTGCAGGACGGCGAGCAGCAGGAGCTGGTGCAGGGCCTGACCGGCGGGCGTTTCGACCTGGCAATCTTCTACGAGCACGAACTGGACAGCACCATCGAGACCGAGGCGCTGATGGCGCCGCAACGGCCCTATGCGCTGTTGCCGGCCGGGCACCGTTTCGCCGGGCAGGCCCAGGTGTCGCTGCGCGACCTGGCCCTGGAGCCGATGATCCTGCTGGACGTACAGCCCAGCCGCACCTATTTCGTGAGCATCTTCGAGGAGTTGCAGCTGGCGCCGAACATCGTCTTCGGCTCGCCGTCGATCGAGATGGTGCGCGGCATGGTCGGCCAGGGTTTCGGCTTCGCCCTGCTGGTGACCCGGCCCCATGGCAACCACACCTACGACGGCCAGGAGCTGGTGTGCGTGAACATCGCCGAGGACGTCACCGGCTCGGCGCTGGTGGCCGGCTGGCTCAAGCGCGCACAACTGACCAAGCCGGCGCAGCTGTTCGTCGATTACTGCAAGGAGCAGTTCAGGGCCTGGCTGGCCTGA
- a CDS encoding isochorismate lyase, with the protein MKTPDACEGLPDIRIAIDSLDHQIIELMRQRMAYVKAAARFKPTESSIAAPERVAQMLPQRRQWAEEAGLEAHFVETLFAQIIHWYIAQQVLHWRATRTPA; encoded by the coding sequence ATGAAAACCCCTGACGCTTGCGAAGGCCTGCCGGACATCCGGATCGCCATCGACTCACTGGACCACCAGATCATCGAACTCATGCGCCAACGCATGGCTTACGTCAAAGCCGCCGCCCGTTTCAAACCGACCGAAAGCAGCATCGCCGCGCCCGAGCGGGTCGCACAGATGCTCCCGCAACGGCGCCAGTGGGCCGAGGAAGCCGGGCTGGAAGCGCACTTCGTGGAAACCCTGTTCGCCCAGATCATCCATTGGTACATCGCCCAGCAAGTGCTGCACTGGCGCGCCACGAGAACCCCGGCATGA
- a CDS encoding aspartate aminotransferase family protein, which yields MTVQVKPVRSTGDYQAADAAHHIHAFLDQKALNAEGPRVIVRGEGLALWDNDGQRYLDGMSGLWCTNLGYGRKDLAAAASQQLEQLPYYNMFFHTTHPAVVELSELLFSLLPAHYSHAIYTNSGSEANEVLIRTVRRYWQILGQPQKKIMIGRWNGYHGSTLGATALGGMKFMHDMGGVIPDVAHIDEPYWFAHEGDLSPAEFGLRAARQLEEKILELGAENVAAFVAEPFQGAGGMIFPPDSYWPEIQRICRQYDVLLCADEVIGGFGRTGEWFAHQHFGFEPDTLSIAKGLTSGYIPMGGLILSRRMAEVLVEQGGVFAHGLTYSGHPVAAAVAIANLKALRDEGIVSRVKHETGPYLQRCLREVFEHHPLIGEVQGAGLVAALQFAEDKASRKRFANENDMAWRCRTLGFEEGLIIRSTLGRMIMAPALVASHADIDELVDKTRIAVDRTAREFGRL from the coding sequence ATGACCGTTCAAGTGAAACCCGTCCGTAGCACCGGCGACTACCAGGCCGCGGATGCCGCGCACCACATTCATGCATTCCTCGACCAGAAGGCGCTGAACGCCGAGGGGCCGCGGGTGATCGTGCGCGGGGAGGGCCTGGCGCTGTGGGACAACGACGGCCAGCGCTACCTGGACGGCATGTCGGGCCTGTGGTGCACCAACCTCGGCTACGGCCGCAAGGACCTGGCCGCGGCCGCCAGCCAGCAGCTGGAGCAGTTGCCGTACTACAACATGTTCTTCCACACCACCCACCCGGCGGTGGTCGAGCTCTCGGAGCTGCTGTTCAGCCTGCTGCCCGCGCACTACAGCCACGCGATCTACACCAACTCCGGCTCCGAGGCCAACGAGGTGCTGATCCGCACCGTGCGCCGCTACTGGCAGATCCTCGGCCAGCCGCAGAAGAAGATCATGATCGGCCGCTGGAATGGCTATCACGGCTCGACCCTCGGCGCCACGGCGCTGGGCGGGATGAAGTTCATGCACGACATGGGCGGGGTGATCCCCGATGTGGCGCATATCGACGAGCCGTACTGGTTCGCCCACGAAGGCGACCTGAGCCCGGCCGAGTTCGGCCTGCGCGCCGCGCGCCAGCTGGAAGAGAAGATCCTCGAACTGGGCGCCGAGAATGTCGCGGCCTTCGTCGCCGAACCCTTCCAGGGCGCCGGCGGCATGATCTTCCCGCCGGACAGCTACTGGCCGGAAATCCAGCGCATCTGCCGCCAGTACGATGTGCTGCTGTGCGCCGACGAAGTGATCGGCGGCTTCGGCCGCACCGGCGAATGGTTCGCCCACCAGCATTTCGGTTTCGAGCCCGACACCCTGTCGATCGCCAAGGGCCTGACCAGCGGCTACATCCCCATGGGCGGGCTGATCCTGTCCCGGCGCATGGCCGAGGTGCTGGTGGAGCAGGGCGGGGTGTTCGCGCACGGCCTGACCTATTCCGGGCACCCGGTGGCCGCGGCGGTGGCCATCGCCAATCTGAAGGCGCTGCGCGACGAAGGCATCGTCAGCCGGGTCAAGCACGAGACCGGCCCCTACCTGCAGCGCTGCCTGCGCGAAGTGTTCGAGCACCATCCGCTGATTGGCGAAGTGCAGGGCGCCGGCCTGGTCGCCGCCCTGCAGTTCGCCGAGGACAAGGCCAGCCGCAAGCGTTTCGCCAACGAGAACGACATGGCCTGGCGTTGCCGCACCCTCGGCTTCGAGGAGGGCCTGATCATCCGCTCGACCCTGGGCCGGATGATCATGGCCCCGGCCCTGGTGGCCAGCCACGCCGACATCGATGAACTGGTCGACAAGACCCGTATCGCCGTAGACCGCACCGCCCGCGAATTCGGTCGCTTGTAA
- a CDS encoding helix-turn-helix transcriptional regulator: MTITIIAPSQQETQAEPKGNQPGTVYLEPHMTLVTGTLWSETEDWVEDPLERGLKLILVQSGELSCRIPGHAEQSIKGPSLCTIVNDGEFTSSQIYGTSTPLRYTIVQLDLESLDRHLGMAPRKLLAGGGGDPYMMIRPAPRAMQALATQIATCPMQGPSRSLYLGGKALELTALSAQFLLGERGQPEQKLRITSSDVERVHAARDRLVRSLLEPPSLNALASHVGMSPRKLTAGFRKVFGTSVFGYLHEHRLSVAHRMLSDEESNVSTVAYGVGYSPAHFSIAFRKRYGVSPSEIR, encoded by the coding sequence ATGACTATTACGATCATCGCCCCGTCTCAACAGGAAACGCAGGCCGAACCCAAGGGCAACCAACCCGGAACGGTCTATCTGGAACCGCACATGACCCTGGTGACCGGCACCCTCTGGTCCGAGACCGAGGACTGGGTCGAAGACCCGCTCGAACGCGGCCTCAAGCTGATCCTGGTGCAGAGCGGCGAGCTGTCCTGCCGGATCCCCGGGCACGCCGAGCAATCGATCAAGGGCCCGAGCCTGTGCACCATCGTCAATGACGGCGAGTTCACCTCGTCGCAGATCTACGGAACCTCGACGCCGCTGCGCTACACCATCGTGCAACTGGACCTGGAGTCCCTGGACCGTCACCTGGGCATGGCGCCGCGCAAGCTGCTGGCCGGCGGCGGGGGCGACCCCTACATGATGATTCGCCCGGCGCCGCGGGCGATGCAGGCCCTGGCGACACAGATCGCCACCTGCCCGATGCAGGGCCCGAGCCGTTCGCTCTACCTGGGCGGCAAGGCCCTGGAGCTGACCGCCCTGAGCGCGCAGTTCCTGCTGGGCGAGCGCGGGCAGCCGGAACAGAAGCTGCGTATCACCTCCTCGGATGTCGAGCGCGTGCACGCCGCCCGCGACCGCCTGGTGCGCTCGCTGCTCGAACCGCCGAGCCTGAATGCCCTGGCCAGCCATGTCGGCATGAGCCCGCGCAAGCTCACCGCGGGGTTTCGCAAGGTGTTCGGCACCAGCGTGTTCGGTTACCTGCACGAGCACCGCCTCAGCGTGGCGCACCGCATGCTCAGCGACGAAGAGAGCAATGTCTCCACCGTGGCCTATGGCGTGGGCTACAGCCCGGCGCATTTCTCCATCGCCTTTCGCAAACGCTATGGCGTATCGCCCAGCGAGATCCGCTGA
- a CDS encoding alpha/beta fold hydrolase, translating to MRPDWLAQGERWVRPYRLSPMPRWRLVCFAHAGGSASFFRDWADALPMEIDLLAIQYPGREDRYSEACLTDMHSLAEAAAQALHGYADRPLALFGHSLGAVVAYEVAARLEQRAIAVEHLFVSAHPAPQCQRGGQLHQGPDQALLDDVRRLSSRPNPLLEDPALHELFLPGLRNDYRIVETYGRASPQPLRSRIEVFYPEQDPEVDLDEALAWQAASHQPLHLQRWDGEHFYLIEQRQALLDALATTLLGRSPLPCPTP from the coding sequence GTGAGGCCGGATTGGCTGGCCCAGGGCGAGCGCTGGGTGCGGCCCTATCGACTGTCGCCGATGCCGCGCTGGCGCCTGGTGTGCTTCGCCCATGCCGGGGGCAGCGCGAGCTTCTTCCGCGACTGGGCCGACGCCCTGCCCATGGAAATCGATCTGCTGGCGATCCAGTACCCGGGGCGCGAGGACCGCTACAGCGAAGCCTGCCTGACGGACATGCACAGCCTCGCCGAGGCCGCCGCCCAGGCGCTGCACGGTTATGCCGACCGGCCCCTGGCGCTGTTCGGCCACAGCCTCGGCGCGGTGGTGGCCTACGAGGTGGCCGCGCGCCTGGAGCAACGGGCGATCGCCGTCGAGCATCTGTTCGTGTCCGCCCATCCGGCCCCGCAGTGCCAGCGCGGCGGGCAGTTGCACCAGGGGCCGGACCAGGCGCTGCTGGACGATGTGCGGCGCCTTTCCAGCCGCCCCAACCCGCTGCTCGAAGACCCGGCCCTGCACGAGCTGTTCCTGCCCGGCCTGCGCAACGACTACCGCATCGTCGAGACCTACGGCCGCGCGTCACCGCAGCCGCTGCGCAGCCGGATCGAGGTGTTCTACCCCGAGCAAGACCCCGAGGTCGATCTCGACGAAGCGCTCGCCTGGCAAGCCGCCAGCCACCAGCCACTGCACCTGCAGCGCTGGGACGGCGAGCACTTCTACCTGATCGAGCAACGCCAGGCGCTGCTCGATGCCCTGGCGACCACGCTGCTCGGTCGCTCTCCACTGCCCTGCCCTACCCCCTGA
- a CDS encoding (2,3-dihydroxybenzoyl)adenylate synthase, translating into MLPSPRVPESVDDLPDWPAAFAQRYREAGYWQDQTFTQALEAAAARHPAAIAVTDGALHLDYRSLAQRCRHLAGGLRRLGVQAGDNVVVHLPNGSRFIEVCFALFRLGARPILALPAHRQLEIGGFCGFAQASTYIGSDLLEGFDCRQMARQLLAAHPSLRQVLIDGDSQEFTELGTLYQGEPLAEDAGQANAVACFQLSGGTTGTPKLIPRRHAEYLYNVRASSEVCGLDAHTVYLAALPMAHNFTLCCPGVVGTLLAGGRVVCTRRSDPDTCFALIGAERVTVTALVPPLAMLWLDAQARRQADLSSLRLLQVGGAKLLSSAAARVTPVLGCALQQVLGMAEGLLCYTRLDDREELILHTQGRPLCADDEVRIVDHQGQPVADGEVGELQVRGPYTIRGYYRLPEHNAQAFTADGFYCSGDRVRRTAEGYLVVEGRDKDQINRGGEKVAAEEVENLLIDHPQVHDAALVAMPDALLGESTCAFIVARDPAPSAFGLKQHLRNQGLAAFKVPDRIEFVAQFPQTGVGKVSRKDLRAQLRRAWLDANRGSVAS; encoded by the coding sequence TTGCTCCCCTCCCCCCGTGTTCCCGAGTCCGTGGACGATCTGCCCGACTGGCCGGCGGCCTTCGCCCAACGCTATCGCGAGGCCGGCTACTGGCAGGACCAGACCTTCACCCAGGCCCTGGAGGCGGCCGCCGCCCGCCACCCTGCGGCAATCGCGGTCACCGACGGCGCCCTGCACCTGGATTACCGCAGCCTGGCGCAGCGCTGCCGGCACCTGGCCGGCGGCTTGCGCCGGCTCGGCGTACAGGCCGGCGACAACGTGGTAGTGCACCTGCCCAACGGCAGCCGCTTCATCGAAGTGTGCTTTGCCCTGTTCCGCCTGGGCGCCCGGCCGATCCTCGCCCTGCCCGCCCACCGCCAGTTGGAGATCGGCGGCTTCTGCGGCTTTGCCCAGGCCTCGACCTACATCGGCAGCGACCTGCTGGAAGGCTTCGACTGCCGGCAGATGGCGCGCCAGTTGCTCGCGGCCCATCCGTCACTGCGCCAGGTGCTAATCGACGGCGACAGCCAGGAGTTCACCGAGCTCGGCACGCTGTACCAGGGCGAACCGCTCGCCGAGGATGCCGGGCAGGCCAACGCGGTGGCCTGCTTCCAGCTGTCGGGCGGCACCACCGGCACCCCCAAGCTGATCCCCCGCCGGCACGCCGAATACCTCTACAACGTGCGGGCCAGTAGCGAGGTCTGCGGCCTCGACGCGCACACTGTGTACCTCGCCGCCCTGCCCATGGCGCACAACTTCACCCTGTGCTGCCCGGGCGTGGTCGGCACCCTGCTGGCCGGGGGCCGGGTGGTGTGTACCCGGCGCTCCGACCCGGACACCTGCTTCGCCCTGATCGGCGCCGAGCGGGTCACGGTCACCGCGCTGGTGCCGCCGCTGGCGATGCTCTGGCTCGATGCCCAGGCCCGGCGCCAGGCCGACCTGTCGAGCCTGCGCCTGCTGCAGGTCGGCGGCGCGAAACTGCTGAGCAGCGCCGCGGCGCGGGTCACTCCGGTGCTCGGCTGCGCCTTGCAGCAAGTGCTGGGCATGGCCGAGGGGCTGCTGTGCTACACCCGCCTGGACGACCGCGAGGAACTGATCCTGCACACCCAGGGCCGGCCGCTGTGCGCCGACGACGAAGTGCGCATCGTCGACCACCAGGGGCAGCCGGTCGCCGACGGCGAAGTCGGCGAACTGCAGGTGCGCGGGCCCTACACCATTCGCGGTTACTACCGCCTGCCGGAACACAACGCCCAGGCGTTCACCGCCGACGGTTTCTATTGCAGCGGCGACCGGGTGCGGCGGACCGCCGAGGGTTACCTGGTGGTCGAGGGCCGGGACAAGGACCAGATCAACCGCGGCGGCGAGAAGGTTGCCGCCGAGGAAGTGGAAAACCTGCTGATCGACCATCCGCAGGTGCATGACGCGGCGCTGGTGGCGATGCCCGACGCCCTGCTGGGCGAGTCCACCTGCGCCTTTATCGTCGCCCGCGACCCGGCGCCCTCGGCGTTCGGCCTCAAGCAGCACCTGCGCAACCAGGGCCTGGCGGCGTTCAAGGTGCCGGACCGCATCGAGTTCGTCGCGCAGTTCCCGCAGACCGGGGTCGGCAAGGTCAGCCGCAAGGACCTGCGCGCGCAGTTGCGCCGGGCCTGGCTCGACGCCAACCGCGGGAGCGTCGCCTCGTGA
- a CDS encoding isochorismate synthase has product MSAFSQLAEHAPGLTRVFEQARQRAAGQGAPVLASYALAIGALDLLELFCKADQPHAESLFWRAADGGRSLFGWGVAAQLDGVGEQRFATVDRQWQHWLRSAVIHGPQPPAICGGFRFDPQVAPSETWQGFGDGSMLLMTLLLIRDGEQCWLVCQQRIAASDDPAGRCEHVLEQWNALMDRYLSPAASTAAPRHTGDHCLPRAAWEDKVAHALHVLRHSALNKVVLARQVRSEFSHAVNPGRTLARLAGNDPAAYLFAFRRQRACFIGASPERLAKLHDGHLQTLALAGTCRRDPDPQRDAELARELLDCAKNRHEHAVVVQIIQSDLAPWVERLQVPPTPAIQRLSRVQHLSTVIEGRLRPRASLLQVVATLHPTPAVGGHERQQAMAHIRQFEGFDRGWYAAPLGWLDARGNGEFIVGLRSALLDDRQAWLFAGCGIVQCSDPASEYEETCIKLAGMQVALQA; this is encoded by the coding sequence ATGAGCGCCTTCAGCCAACTGGCGGAGCACGCCCCGGGGCTGACCCGCGTGTTCGAGCAGGCGCGCCAGCGGGCCGCCGGGCAAGGCGCGCCGGTGCTGGCCAGCTACGCCCTGGCGATCGGCGCCCTGGACCTGCTGGAACTGTTCTGCAAGGCCGACCAGCCCCACGCCGAAAGCCTGTTCTGGCGCGCCGCCGACGGTGGCCGCAGCCTGTTCGGCTGGGGCGTGGCGGCGCAGCTGGACGGGGTCGGCGAGCAGCGCTTCGCGACGGTGGACCGGCAATGGCAGCACTGGCTGCGCAGCGCGGTGATCCATGGCCCGCAGCCACCGGCGATCTGCGGTGGCTTCCGCTTCGACCCGCAGGTCGCGCCCAGCGAGACCTGGCAAGGTTTCGGCGACGGCTCGATGCTGCTGATGACCTTGCTCCTGATCCGCGACGGCGAGCAGTGCTGGCTGGTGTGCCAGCAGCGGATCGCGGCGAGCGACGACCCCGCCGGCCGCTGCGAGCATGTGCTGGAGCAATGGAACGCGCTGATGGACCGCTACCTGTCGCCGGCGGCCTCGACCGCCGCGCCGCGGCATACCGGCGACCACTGCCTGCCCCGCGCCGCCTGGGAAGACAAGGTCGCCCATGCGCTGCACGTGCTGCGCCACAGCGCGCTGAACAAGGTGGTGCTGGCGCGACAGGTGCGCAGCGAGTTCTCCCACGCCGTCAACCCCGGCCGCACTCTGGCGCGCCTGGCCGGCAACGATCCGGCGGCGTACCTGTTCGCCTTCCGCCGCCAGCGCGCGTGCTTTATCGGCGCCTCGCCGGAGCGCCTGGCGAAACTGCACGACGGCCATCTGCAAACCCTGGCGCTGGCCGGCACCTGCCGTCGCGATCCGGACCCGCAGCGCGACGCCGAACTGGCGCGCGAGTTGCTCGATTGCGCGAAGAACCGCCATGAACACGCAGTGGTGGTGCAGATCATCCAGAGCGACCTGGCGCCCTGGGTCGAGCGCCTGCAGGTGCCGCCGACGCCGGCGATCCAGCGCCTGAGCCGGGTGCAGCACCTGAGCACGGTCATCGAAGGCCGGCTGCGCCCCCGCGCCAGCCTGCTGCAAGTGGTGGCGACCCTGCACCCGACTCCCGCCGTCGGCGGGCACGAGCGACAGCAGGCCATGGCCCATATCCGCCAGTTCGAAGGCTTCGACCGCGGCTGGTACGCCGCGCCGCTGGGCTGGCTGGATGCGCGGGGCAACGGCGAGTTCATCGTCGGCCTGCGCTCGGCGCTGCTCGACGACCGGCAAGCCTGGCTGTTCGCCGGCTGCGGCATCGTGCAGTGCTCCGACCCGGCCAGCGAATACGAGGAAACCTGTATCAAGCTGGCGGGCATGCAGGTGGCGTTGCAGGCGTGA
- a CDS encoding lytic polysaccharide monooxygenase auxiliary activity family 9 protein has translation MNQPQTQSSLRHGRVTSPSSRGAVAIDLGLLGGWQVNEMEGGKNFPALAGGAFPAPFNTDNPSDVPPADGVILSGGKTDARDCVNFTDEEMSKKLGRAFTWPLLNVEPGQVFKVTWQYTAPHTTRGYRWLITKDGWDPKQRITRAQLEARPFAEDFYPQVPYYSHAGELKAKVDHEVKLPANKKGRHVIVLMWIVANTGNAFYQAFDVDFK, from the coding sequence ATGAACCAACCACAAACCCAATCGTCGCTTCGTCACGGTCGCGTCACTTCCCCATCCTCCCGCGGCGCAGTCGCCATCGACCTGGGCCTGCTGGGCGGCTGGCAGGTCAACGAGATGGAAGGCGGCAAGAACTTCCCGGCCCTGGCTGGGGGCGCGTTCCCCGCACCGTTCAACACCGACAACCCGAGCGACGTGCCACCGGCCGATGGCGTCATCCTCAGCGGTGGCAAGACCGACGCCCGGGACTGCGTCAACTTCACCGACGAGGAGATGAGCAAGAAGCTCGGCCGCGCCTTCACCTGGCCGCTGCTCAACGTCGAACCCGGCCAGGTCTTCAAGGTGACCTGGCAGTACACCGCCCCGCATACCACCCGTGGCTATCGCTGGCTGATCACCAAGGACGGCTGGGACCCGAAGCAGCGCATCACCCGCGCCCAGCTGGAGGCTCGACCTTTCGCCGAGGACTTCTATCCGCAGGTGCCTTACTACAGCCATGCCGGCGAGCTGAAGGCCAAGGTCGATCACGAAGTGAAGCTGCCGGCCAACAAGAAGGGCCGTCACGTGATTGTGCTGATGTGGATCGTGGCCAACACCGGCAACGCCTTCTATCAGGCCTTCGACGTCGACTTCAAATAA
- a CDS encoding ABC transporter substrate-binding protein, whose translation MSRPLRCCVPFALALLCTAVSAAPQSLTVISFGGATKQAQDKAYFQPFTASGAGRVVAGEYNGELSKIKAMVDVGHTSWDVVEVESPELLRGCDEGLFERLDPARFGDPAQFVPGTLSECGVATYVWSMVMAYDQDKLARAPSSWADFWNLADFPGKRGLRKGAKYTLEIALLADGVKPEQLYQVLGTPEGVTRAFAKLDQIKGQIQWWEAGAQPPQWLIAGDVVMSAAYNGRIASAQKEGMKLSIVWPQSLYDPEYWAVVKGTPNKALAEDFIAFASQPQTQKVFSETIPYGPVHRDALTLLPSAVQQQLPTAQANLAGARAVDAAFWVDHGEELEQRFNAWAAR comes from the coding sequence ATGTCCAGACCCTTGCGTTGCTGCGTTCCCTTTGCCCTGGCCCTGTTGTGCACCGCTGTTTCGGCCGCACCGCAGAGCCTCACCGTCATCTCCTTTGGCGGTGCCACCAAGCAGGCCCAGGACAAGGCCTACTTCCAACCTTTCACCGCCAGCGGCGCAGGACGCGTGGTCGCCGGCGAATACAACGGGGAGCTGTCGAAGATCAAGGCCATGGTCGATGTCGGCCATACCAGCTGGGACGTGGTCGAGGTCGAAAGCCCGGAGCTGCTGCGCGGCTGCGACGAAGGCCTGTTCGAGCGCCTGGACCCGGCGCGCTTCGGCGATCCGGCGCAATTCGTCCCGGGCACCCTGAGCGAGTGCGGGGTGGCCACCTATGTCTGGTCGATGGTCATGGCCTACGACCAGGACAAGCTGGCCCGGGCGCCGAGCTCCTGGGCGGATTTCTGGAACCTCGCCGACTTCCCCGGCAAGCGCGGCTTGCGCAAGGGGGCCAAGTACACCCTGGAGATCGCCTTGCTCGCCGACGGCGTCAAGCCGGAGCAGCTGTACCAGGTGCTCGGCACCCCCGAGGGGGTGACCCGGGCGTTCGCCAAGCTCGACCAGATCAAGGGCCAGATCCAGTGGTGGGAAGCCGGCGCGCAGCCGCCGCAATGGCTGATCGCCGGCGACGTGGTGATGAGCGCGGCGTACAACGGCCGGATCGCCTCGGCGCAGAAGGAAGGCATGAAGCTGAGCATCGTCTGGCCGCAGAGCCTCTACGACCCGGAGTACTGGGCGGTGGTCAAGGGCACGCCGAACAAGGCGCTGGCCGAAGACTTCATCGCCTTCGCCAGCCAGCCGCAGACGCAGAAGGTGTTCTCCGAAACCATCCCCTACGGGCCGGTACACCGTGATGCGCTGACGCTGTTGCCCAGCGCGGTGCAGCAGCAACTGCCCACCGCGCAGGCCAACCTGGCCGGGGCGCGGGCGGTGGATGCGGCCTTCTGGGTAGACCACGGCGAAGAGCTGGAGCAGCGCTTCAACGCCTGGGCGGCGCGCTGA